In one window of Verrucomicrobiota bacterium DNA:
- a CDS encoding aminodeoxychorismate/anthranilate synthase component II, producing the protein MILVIDNYDSFTYNLVQYLGEMKVELVVHRNDQITLEQIAAMKPERILISPGPCSPKEAGMSNEIIRRFGPETPLFGVCLGHQCIGHVFGGEVIVNYRMMHGKTSLIRHNGRGLFEGIPSPFTATRYHSLVIRRETLPACLEMTAETEEGEIMGVQHREYPICGVQFHPESILTEHGKTMIRNFLKMG; encoded by the coding sequence ATGATTCTGGTCATCGATAACTACGATTCGTTCACCTACAATTTGGTCCAGTATTTGGGTGAAATGAAGGTGGAACTGGTTGTCCATCGAAATGATCAAATCACGCTGGAACAGATCGCGGCGATGAAACCCGAGCGGATCTTGATTTCGCCTGGTCCTTGCTCGCCCAAAGAAGCGGGCATGTCGAACGAGATCATCCGGCGGTTCGGACCGGAGACTCCACTCTTCGGGGTGTGCCTGGGTCATCAATGCATCGGCCATGTTTTTGGCGGCGAGGTGATCGTCAATTACCGGATGATGCATGGGAAGACCTCGCTGATTCGTCACAACGGCCGGGGATTGTTCGAGGGCATTCCCTCTCCGTTCACCGCGACCCGGTATCATTCGCTGGTGATTCGGAGAGAGACTTTGCCGGCCTGTCTGGAGATGACGGCGGAAACTGAGGAAGGCGAGATCATGGGGGTGCAGCATCGCGAGTATCCGATTTGTGGCGTTCAGTTTCATCCGGAGAGCATTTTGACGGAGCATGGCAAGACCATGATCCGCAATTTTCTGAAAATGGGTTGA
- a CDS encoding MFS transporter translates to MNTGSGTQAPLTSTQWLICLIAVIGFAFDIYELLMLPLIVGPALQELLGAAPGSELFNSWVGKLFYIPAIAGGIFGLLGGYLTDRLGRRRVLTWSILIYAFAAFAAGFATNIYWLLICRCFVFVGVCVEFVAAVAWLAELFPEPVRREKVLGMTQAFSSVGGLMVAAANGLCVKYAADLPAVQLPEFVSSFGAVKESHAAWRYTLMSGILPAIPLILIRPFLPESPAWAAKKAAGTLKRPSLRALFSPALARTTVVTTLMFALAYGAAFGAIQHVPRMIPGLAEVKAQAKAAGEKAAEGKPQDQQKRLAAMASRKVEQALASEVTTIQEIGGLAGRCLLAGLALAIVSRRVLLRCFQIPGLIVMPVVFYYCATTSLDALKVGIFLAGLLTVGQFSFWGNYLPRAYPVHLRGTGESFAANIGGRLIGTSFAWLTTTLATTPDLSQAPTKLAQTAALIGFAVYLGGFLLSFALPEPPAEDHE, encoded by the coding sequence ATGAACACTGGTTCGGGGACACAAGCCCCGCTGACGTCCACGCAATGGCTCATTTGCCTCATTGCCGTGATCGGCTTTGCCTTCGACATTTACGAGCTCCTCATGCTGCCCTTGATCGTGGGGCCCGCGTTGCAGGAACTCTTGGGGGCGGCGCCCGGGTCCGAGTTGTTCAATAGTTGGGTCGGGAAGTTGTTCTATATTCCCGCGATCGCCGGGGGCATTTTCGGCCTGTTGGGGGGCTATTTGACTGATCGTTTGGGACGTCGGCGGGTGTTGACGTGGAGCATCCTGATCTATGCCTTCGCCGCGTTTGCGGCCGGATTCGCCACCAACATTTACTGGCTCCTGATCTGCCGTTGTTTCGTTTTCGTGGGCGTTTGTGTCGAATTCGTCGCCGCCGTGGCGTGGCTGGCGGAGCTCTTTCCGGAGCCTGTGCGCCGCGAAAAGGTGCTGGGGATGACCCAGGCCTTTTCCTCGGTGGGAGGATTGATGGTGGCCGCCGCCAACGGTTTGTGCGTCAAGTATGCGGCGGACTTGCCTGCGGTTCAGCTTCCGGAGTTCGTGAGTTCATTTGGCGCCGTCAAAGAGAGCCACGCCGCCTGGCGATACACGCTCATGTCGGGAATCTTGCCCGCGATTCCTCTGATCCTCATTCGGCCTTTCTTGCCAGAATCCCCGGCTTGGGCCGCGAAGAAAGCCGCGGGAACCTTGAAACGCCCCAGTTTGAGAGCCTTGTTCTCCCCGGCGCTGGCCCGGACGACCGTGGTCACGACCCTGATGTTTGCGCTCGCTTATGGAGCGGCCTTTGGAGCGATCCAGCATGTTCCGCGAATGATCCCTGGGTTGGCGGAAGTCAAAGCCCAAGCGAAGGCGGCCGGCGAGAAAGCCGCCGAGGGTAAACCCCAGGATCAACAGAAACGCTTGGCTGCGATGGCCTCCCGCAAAGTGGAGCAGGCGCTGGCCTCGGAAGTCACCACGATCCAGGAGATTGGAGGATTGGCGGGGCGCTGCCTTCTGGCCGGTCTGGCGCTGGCCATCGTCAGTCGGCGCGTATTGCTGCGTTGCTTTCAAATTCCCGGCCTCATCGTCATGCCGGTCGTTTTTTATTATTGTGCCACCACCAGTTTGGACGCCCTTAAGGTCGGCATTTTCCTCGCTGGGTTGCTGACCGTGGGACAGTTCAGTTTCTGGGGAAACTATTTGCCGCGGGCCTATCCCGTGCATTTGCGAGGCACGGGGGAGAGTTTCGCGGCGAACATTGGCGGAAGGTTGATCGGGACCTCGTTCGCCTGGTTGACCACCACGCTGGCGACGACTCCGGATCTTTCCCAAGCTCCGACCAAACTGGCTCAGACCGCGGCCCTGATTGGATTTGCGGTTTATCTTGGAGGATTCCTGCTTTCCTTTGCGCTGCCGGAACCGCCGGCGGAGGATCATGAATAG